A genomic region of Exiguobacterium oxidotolerans JCM 12280 contains the following coding sequences:
- a CDS encoding restriction endonuclease, which yields MQTRTKRRIIALLFAVLGVAGTYFFSSSWELLIVGISIVGCIVFLLLSFFTPSLANRIDRMEGREFEEWLVELFEGAGYRVELTPASRDFGADLLIEDAQGYRIAIQAKRYGGPVGLEAVQQVAAAVPFYDMDEGWVVTNSTYTDAALRLAEPNRVRLIDREELLEFAREIGFR from the coding sequence ATGCAAACACGTACGAAACGCAGAATAATCGCACTACTGTTCGCGGTGCTCGGAGTCGCCGGAACTTATTTTTTTTCGAGTTCCTGGGAACTTTTAATTGTCGGAATCAGTATAGTAGGATGTATCGTTTTTTTATTACTTTCCTTCTTTACCCCTTCACTTGCGAATCGAATTGACCGCATGGAAGGCAGAGAGTTTGAAGAGTGGCTCGTCGAACTATTTGAAGGTGCCGGTTATCGTGTTGAACTGACACCGGCCTCAAGAGATTTTGGGGCGGATTTATTGATTGAAGACGCACAAGGGTATAGAATAGCGATTCAAGCAAAACGTTATGGTGGACCGGTCGGGTTAGAAGCGGTCCAACAGGTCGCCGCGGCAGTACCTTTTTACGACATGGATGAAGGATGGGTCGTGACGAATTCGACGTATACGGACGCCGCACTTCGCTTGGCGGAGCCGAATCGGGTACGCTTGATTGATCGAGAAGAATTGCTCGAGTTTGCACGAGAAATTGGCTTTCGCTGA
- a CDS encoding PAS domain-containing sensor histidine kinase has translation MTEHSSTSAEALIRATLRAVSEPLALVDRMGRIDFVNDTFHAQFPTHSNAESLFSLFSLDEPSLPLSVSVHFRAIPYELIISPIAQTSLFVVSVKSLAIDRLLESTLDAALLVTDADFHITSFNETASTLFGYEEHELIGRCPYDLHDHAEFDERKRHLEQLNLKDLSPADVLLLHGRDAENEWVYHRKDGSIFYGRLYMTRLADGQFFLFIVDMSAQKQIESHLTKSERRFRLFSESIVEAVIFHDRGTILDANRAAEVIFRTKLEQIKGRNALDFIHPDFHEEVSRRIELHRNDPYEVTGQRADGTPVEIEIFPREIMYEKTRMRVTVIRDISERKKIESMLEREKNAIMRQRDITQSILQASNEGFLLTEEDGSFIFMNVKARKLLDVPGIAPSKIQERISMIPNLDLATRYEMLQQVEELLAGKHSELSFRFTLQRPNESNHLYFEFYATSIKKERSRISRHGFLFVFRDRTEEQKMDQVKDELISTVSHELRTPLSSILGYLELLRYRQLTPEKTQRYVEIMHEEAKRLTTLLNEFLDIQRMEGGKQPYDFKSFSLRQLLLDTTDAFGETAETHHIVLDVKEDPVMIVADENKIKQVVLNLLSNAIKYSPFADHVTVSLHTQGEQAIITVTDHGLGIPQNAFDKLFTKFYRVDNSAVRKIGGTGLGLAICKEIIESHGGAISVESELHQGSTFTVVLDLDSRKDYAK, from the coding sequence ATGACTGAACACTCATCTACATCCGCAGAAGCACTTATCCGTGCGACCTTACGTGCCGTCTCAGAACCGCTCGCTTTAGTTGATCGGATGGGCCGAATTGACTTTGTGAATGATACCTTTCACGCCCAATTCCCTACCCACTCCAATGCCGAGTCACTGTTTTCACTTTTCTCACTCGACGAACCGTCTCTTCCATTATCTGTTTCGGTCCACTTCCGGGCAATCCCTTACGAACTCATCATCTCACCGATTGCGCAGACTTCCCTTTTCGTCGTTTCCGTTAAGTCGCTCGCGATCGACCGCTTACTCGAATCGACATTAGATGCTGCCCTACTCGTCACAGACGCAGACTTCCATATTACCTCGTTTAATGAAACAGCGAGTACCTTGTTCGGTTACGAAGAACACGAGCTAATCGGAAGATGTCCTTATGACTTACACGATCACGCAGAGTTTGATGAGCGGAAGCGACACTTGGAGCAGTTGAATTTAAAAGACTTGTCTCCAGCCGATGTCTTATTATTGCACGGACGTGATGCGGAAAACGAATGGGTGTATCACCGGAAAGACGGCTCGATCTTCTATGGTCGGTTGTATATGACCCGTTTAGCAGACGGACAATTTTTCTTGTTCATCGTTGATATGAGTGCCCAAAAACAAATTGAGTCACATCTGACGAAAAGTGAACGCCGTTTCCGTCTATTTTCCGAATCAATCGTCGAAGCGGTCATCTTCCACGACCGTGGTACCATTCTCGACGCGAACCGAGCAGCTGAAGTGATTTTCCGTACAAAACTTGAGCAGATCAAGGGACGCAATGCCCTTGATTTCATCCATCCTGACTTTCATGAAGAAGTCAGCCGGCGTATCGAACTTCACCGCAATGATCCGTACGAGGTCACCGGGCAACGGGCAGACGGAACACCTGTCGAAATTGAAATTTTCCCGCGTGAAATCATGTACGAAAAAACACGGATGCGTGTCACCGTCATTCGGGATATCAGTGAGCGTAAAAAAATCGAGAGCATGTTAGAACGTGAAAAAAATGCCATCATGCGTCAACGCGATATCACCCAATCGATTCTGCAAGCTTCAAACGAAGGGTTTTTACTGACAGAAGAAGATGGTAGCTTCATCTTCATGAACGTCAAAGCCCGAAAACTGCTCGATGTTCCAGGGATTGCACCAAGCAAGATTCAAGAGCGGATCAGTATGATTCCGAATCTCGATCTCGCGACCCGCTATGAGATGCTACAACAAGTCGAAGAACTCCTTGCCGGCAAGCATTCTGAACTGTCATTTCGGTTTACGCTACAACGTCCGAATGAATCCAATCATCTTTACTTCGAGTTTTATGCGACTTCAATTAAGAAGGAACGTAGTCGCATCTCCCGTCATGGTTTTTTATTCGTCTTCCGCGACCGGACAGAGGAGCAAAAAATGGACCAAGTCAAAGATGAACTCATCAGTACCGTATCGCATGAGCTCCGAACACCCCTCTCATCGATCCTCGGTTATTTGGAGTTGTTGCGCTATCGTCAGCTCACACCTGAAAAAACACAACGCTATGTCGAAATCATGCACGAAGAAGCCAAGCGGTTAACGACGCTCCTCAATGAATTTTTAGACATTCAACGGATGGAAGGCGGCAAACAACCGTACGATTTTAAATCATTCTCTTTACGTCAACTGCTCCTCGATACAACGGACGCTTTTGGTGAAACGGCCGAAACCCATCACATCGTGCTTGATGTAAAGGAAGATCCTGTCATGATTGTTGCCGATGAAAATAAAATTAAACAAGTCGTTTTGAACTTACTCTCGAATGCAATCAAATATTCACCATTTGCCGACCACGTCACGGTCAGTCTACACACACAAGGGGAGCAAGCCATCATTACTGTGACCGATCATGGTCTCGGAATTCCTCAAAATGCGTTCGATAAGCTCTTCACGAAATTTTATCGTGTCGATAATTCAGCCGTCCGTAAAATTGGCGGAACCGGTCTCGGTCTTGCAATCTGTAAAGAAATCATCGAATCACATGGTGGGGCGATTTCCGTCGAGTCGGAGCTCCATCAAGGGTCGACTTTCACGGTTGTACTCGATTTAGATTCAAGAAAGGATTATGCAAAATGA
- a CDS encoding SDR family oxidoreductase, with protein sequence MKRTYFMTGFPGFLATKLIERLALVPEQIDRFYLLHLPSERTSALAKKESLLEHTRLKEAQLVLLEGDITTPGLGLNTEMKQRLSTEVTHLFHLAALYDLATPFDIAFRINVIGTSNVTQFAHTLHYLERYVYFSTAYVSGLRTGTVLEGELRHAAAFKNAYEETKYLAEVRLHEEIGTLPYTIIRPGIVVGHSETGETPKWDGVYFVLNALRLLNNVAPLPYAGRANALVNLVPYDYVIAATTYLSHAPSGVRQTYHLTDPFPHGARTIYEMLHSAYYNCAPRGIVPFRLVTSLLTPRIATRLQMQRQTLDYFVHPVHYDTTNTLRDLDGTGIVCPDLAEFLPRLVDYYKIQYPEMEKTQ encoded by the coding sequence ATGAAACGGACTTATTTCATGACAGGATTCCCCGGATTCCTTGCTACCAAATTAATTGAACGTCTCGCTCTTGTGCCGGAGCAAATTGACCGGTTTTATTTGCTCCATCTACCGAGCGAACGAACAAGTGCCTTAGCAAAAAAGGAATCGTTACTCGAACACACGCGTCTTAAAGAAGCACAACTCGTTTTATTAGAAGGTGATATCACAACACCCGGATTAGGATTGAACACAGAGATGAAGCAACGACTGTCGACTGAAGTGACGCATCTCTTTCACCTGGCAGCTCTGTATGACTTGGCGACGCCGTTTGATATCGCTTTTCGAATTAACGTCATCGGAACATCGAACGTGACGCAGTTTGCTCATACGTTGCATTATCTTGAACGCTATGTTTACTTCAGTACTGCCTATGTATCCGGGCTCCGGACCGGGACTGTTCTTGAAGGAGAACTTCGTCATGCTGCCGCGTTTAAAAATGCCTATGAAGAGACGAAGTATTTAGCCGAAGTTCGCTTGCACGAAGAAATCGGTACGCTTCCCTATACAATCATTCGTCCGGGAATCGTCGTCGGGCATTCCGAGACGGGTGAGACCCCTAAGTGGGACGGTGTCTATTTCGTCTTAAACGCGCTGCGTCTGCTAAACAACGTTGCTCCGCTCCCGTATGCCGGCAGAGCCAATGCCCTCGTCAATCTCGTCCCATACGATTACGTCATCGCTGCGACGACTTATTTAAGTCATGCACCAAGCGGCGTCCGTCAAACGTATCACCTGACCGATCCGTTTCCACATGGTGCCCGTACGATTTATGAGATGTTACACAGCGCCTACTACAATTGCGCTCCGCGCGGCATCGTTCCGTTTCGCCTCGTGACGTCCCTGTTGACCCCGCGCATCGCTACGCGCTTACAGATGCAACGGCAGACGCTTGATTACTTCGTTCACCCTGTTCACTACGATACGACGAACACACTTCGTGATTTAGACGGGACTGGTATTGTGTGTCCTGATCTTGCTGAGTTTCTTCCACGACTTGTCGATTACTATAAAATTCAATATCCCGAAATGGAGAAAACACAATGA
- a CDS encoding sugar nucleotide-binding protein has product MNALVTGMNGTVAPVLADVLRMHQYEVTAWDRSVVSTTDPAIMEAFIDQVQPDLLLHIGMGSAEFAESLARLSFERNIPFLFTSTASVYANHQQGPHDPSVLPEADDDYGFYKRTCERLIQAVNPDAYIVRIGWQIGQVAGSNNMIDYLERHASTGPIPASKNWYPACSFLEDTAQTLYTILTTQTPGLYLANGNSTHSFFEIATALNVSHGSKWKIEEDNTIQRDDRMKDTRVTIAPISDRLSFM; this is encoded by the coding sequence ATGAATGCTCTTGTTACCGGTATGAACGGTACAGTCGCACCTGTACTCGCAGACGTCTTACGCATGCATCAGTATGAAGTTACTGCTTGGGATCGATCGGTTGTCTCGACGACTGATCCCGCAATCATGGAAGCTTTTATTGATCAGGTCCAACCTGATCTACTCTTACACATCGGAATGGGTTCTGCTGAATTTGCAGAATCGTTGGCACGGCTATCTTTTGAGCGTAACATTCCCTTTCTCTTTACGAGCACGGCTTCTGTCTACGCAAATCATCAACAGGGACCGCATGATCCATCTGTCCTTCCGGAAGCAGACGATGACTACGGTTTTTATAAACGAACATGCGAACGACTTATCCAAGCAGTCAATCCTGATGCCTACATCGTCCGGATTGGCTGGCAAATCGGTCAGGTTGCCGGATCAAATAATATGATTGATTATTTAGAACGGCATGCCTCAACGGGTCCCATTCCGGCAAGTAAAAACTGGTATCCCGCTTGCTCCTTTTTGGAAGATACGGCGCAAACGCTCTATACAATCTTGACGACTCAAACACCTGGCCTTTATCTTGCCAATGGAAATTCGACCCATTCCTTCTTTGAAATCGCTACAGCATTAAATGTATCCCACGGTTCGAAATGGAAAATCGAAGAAGATAATACAATCCAGCGTGATGATCGAATGAAGGATACTCGGGTGACCATTGCCCCAATCTCAGATCGATTATCATTTATGTAA
- a CDS encoding TrkH family potassium uptake protein, with protein sequence MFSHKRHTRLAKFGDFGERTYHQLFDKPARFIATGFTLTILLGGLLLWIPWFQQSDSNVALIDCLFVATSAATVTGLSPINIAESYNLWGQLILMILIQIGGLGFMTIALVLLSVTGRKIGIRQRIIIQEMFNLDSPGGTIRLVRNILLTTVILELIGMILLALDLFIQYKYTLSKSLYYGLFHAVSAFNNAGFALWGDSLTSFQQDTTFIFTISALLMIGGLGFTVIADVSAKRSFKKISLHSKLMILSLLVVNGLGTVAMMVYEWVSHLGSLQNYSFFQALHIVFFQVVTTRTAGFQTIDLTTMVPLSIGLMMVLMYIGAGSASTGSGIKVTTAAVILKNVWTYLRGQRETVLMRRTIQAQAVSKAYAIAIFSILFIGVITTLLALSQPNISFTGLFFETVSAFGTVGLSLNVTSELNDFGKGLIMFMMLLGRVGSLTILFTVATQHNRLIRYPKENMLIG encoded by the coding sequence ATGTTTTCGCATAAAAGACATACACGCTTAGCGAAATTTGGAGATTTTGGAGAACGAACGTATCATCAATTATTTGATAAACCAGCCCGTTTCATCGCGACTGGATTCACATTGACGATCTTGCTCGGAGGATTATTGTTGTGGATCCCCTGGTTTCAGCAAAGCGATAGCAACGTTGCCTTAATTGATTGTCTGTTCGTCGCGACATCGGCTGCGACGGTGACGGGACTTTCGCCGATTAACATCGCAGAGTCCTACAATTTGTGGGGGCAACTGATTTTAATGATTTTAATTCAAATCGGTGGTCTCGGATTCATGACGATTGCACTTGTTCTACTTAGTGTCACAGGTCGAAAAATCGGGATTCGTCAGCGAATCATCATTCAAGAGATGTTCAACTTAGATAGTCCGGGAGGAACGATTCGACTCGTACGGAACATTCTCTTGACGACCGTCATCCTGGAGTTGATCGGGATGATCTTACTTGCTCTCGATCTGTTCATCCAATACAAATATACGCTCTCAAAATCACTGTATTATGGTCTGTTCCATGCGGTCTCCGCCTTTAATAATGCCGGTTTTGCCTTATGGGGAGACAGTTTGACGTCCTTCCAACAAGATACGACATTCATTTTTACGATTTCTGCTCTATTGATGATTGGGGGATTAGGGTTCACGGTCATTGCGGACGTTTCAGCCAAACGAAGCTTCAAGAAAATTTCATTACACTCGAAATTAATGATTTTGTCACTACTTGTCGTCAATGGTCTTGGGACCGTTGCGATGATGGTATATGAGTGGGTCTCGCATCTCGGTTCCCTTCAAAATTATTCGTTCTTTCAAGCACTACATATTGTCTTCTTCCAAGTGGTGACGACCCGAACGGCAGGGTTCCAGACAATTGACTTGACGACGATGGTGCCACTTTCAATCGGCTTAATGATGGTTCTGATGTATATCGGAGCGGGATCGGCGTCGACGGGGTCGGGCATTAAAGTCACGACAGCAGCCGTCATCTTAAAAAATGTCTGGACGTATCTACGTGGGCAGCGAGAAACGGTCCTGATGCGCCGGACCATCCAGGCGCAGGCCGTGTCGAAAGCCTATGCAATCGCTATTTTCAGTATTTTATTCATTGGTGTCATCACAACACTCTTGGCACTGTCGCAACCGAATATCTCGTTTACGGGTCTCTTCTTTGAAACGGTCTCCGCATTCGGGACGGTCGGACTTTCATTAAATGTGACATCAGAGTTGAATGATTTTGGAAAAGGACTAATCATGTTCATGATGTTGCTTGGACGTGTCGGTTCCTTGACGATTCTCTTCACGGTCGCAACGCAACACAATCGCTTGATTCGTTACCCGAAAGAAAATATGCTGATTGGTTGA
- the motA gene encoding flagellar motor stator protein MotA yields the protein MDIVSIIGIILGLITLVGGMILKGAPPIALLNPAALVIIFAGTAAAIMISFPKERLKLIPALFKVIFFEQNLMTKQNLMLQFLTLSTQARKEGLLSLETAIEEVDNAFMKRGVMMVIDGQPSEYVEDVMTRDLENMTERHHANANIFTQAGTYAPTLGVLGAVIGLVAALSDLSDIEKLGHAISGAFIATLFGIFTGYVLWFPFATKLKQKSANEIQLYEMIIEGILSIQNGESPKNLEDKLLVYLTPKERATYEAEKEAA from the coding sequence ATGGATATCGTGTCGATAATCGGTATTATTCTTGGACTCATCACGCTCGTCGGAGGAATGATTTTAAAAGGTGCTCCTCCAATCGCCTTACTGAACCCTGCAGCACTCGTCATCATTTTCGCAGGTACAGCAGCAGCCATCATGATTTCCTTCCCGAAGGAACGGCTCAAATTGATTCCAGCCCTGTTTAAAGTCATCTTCTTTGAACAAAATTTAATGACAAAACAAAATCTCATGCTTCAATTTTTGACACTATCGACGCAAGCACGTAAAGAAGGTCTCTTATCGCTCGAAACAGCGATTGAAGAAGTCGACAACGCGTTCATGAAACGTGGTGTCATGATGGTCATTGATGGTCAACCTTCTGAATATGTGGAAGATGTCATGACACGCGACCTCGAAAACATGACAGAACGTCACCATGCGAACGCGAATATTTTTACACAAGCTGGTACATATGCCCCGACCCTTGGTGTTTTAGGGGCCGTCATCGGTCTAGTCGCCGCCCTATCCGATCTGTCGGATATCGAGAAGCTCGGACACGCGATTTCGGGTGCTTTCATCGCCACCTTGTTCGGGATTTTCACCGGGTATGTTTTATGGTTTCCATTCGCGACGAAACTCAAGCAAAAATCTGCAAATGAAATTCAACTTTATGAAATGATCATTGAAGGTATTCTTTCGATTCAAAATGGCGAATCTCCGAAAAACTTGGAGGATAAGTTACTCGTTTACCTGACACCGAAGGAGCGTGCGACCTATGAAGCGGAAAAAGAAGCCGCATGA
- a CDS encoding flagellar motor protein MotB gives MKRKKKPHDEHISEGWLIPYADLLTLLLALFIVLFASSNVDAVKLKAMSQSFSSVFNGGSGMITNSSLATSQEEEDEKKTDARTKAQSFEISELEKIKAQASDYIKKEKLEKDIKVEITNEGLVFTIRDRALFSPAQAEVKGDAIQIAQGMSNLLVKSGQRQIQVSGHTDNIPIRTAQYPSNWELSTERAISFMRALQKNPKLEPKRFTVTGYGEYQPIASNQTESGRSQNRRVEVLVRPLLDIKAANLLDETTVKP, from the coding sequence ATGAAGCGGAAAAAGAAGCCGCATGATGAACACATCTCAGAAGGTTGGCTCATTCCGTATGCCGATCTTTTGACTCTATTACTGGCACTTTTTATCGTTCTTTTTGCTTCGAGTAATGTCGATGCCGTCAAACTAAAAGCGATGTCTCAATCCTTCAGTTCCGTCTTCAATGGTGGCTCCGGTATGATTACCAATAGCTCGCTCGCGACTTCACAAGAAGAAGAGGACGAAAAAAAGACGGATGCTCGGACGAAAGCTCAAAGTTTTGAAATCTCAGAGCTCGAAAAAATTAAAGCGCAGGCATCCGACTACATCAAAAAAGAAAAGCTAGAAAAAGATATTAAAGTCGAAATCACGAATGAAGGTCTCGTCTTCACGATTCGAGATCGTGCTCTCTTTTCTCCTGCGCAAGCTGAAGTCAAAGGTGACGCCATCCAAATTGCTCAAGGGATGAGTAACTTACTCGTCAAATCTGGACAACGTCAAATTCAAGTGTCTGGTCATACAGATAACATCCCCATTCGTACGGCACAATACCCGTCGAACTGGGAACTCAGTACGGAACGCGCCATCAGTTTCATGCGTGCGTTGCAAAAAAATCCAAAGTTAGAACCAAAACGTTTCACCGTCACAGGATACGGCGAATACCAACCCATCGCTTCGAATCAAACAGAAAGTGGACGGAGTCAAAACCGGCGCGTCGAAGTCCTCGTCCGCCCGTTACTTGATATCAAAGCAGCGAATTTACTAGATGAAACAACGGTCAAACCGTAA
- a CDS encoding DUF420 domain-containing protein, which yields MQEPAKRRNFVPVVIILTLVINLLVALLFFAPPLQVSDGFDWTLLPFFNAIFNSFTFMLLLGAWISIRRGNRINHRRFIGGAMTTTTLFLISYVTYHAVSESTKFGGEGFVRPVYFFILISHIILAAVIVPLVLMSLAHALNQNFEKHKKWTRFTMPLWLYVSLTGVIVYIMIRPYY from the coding sequence ATGCAAGAACCTGCTAAACGGCGTAATTTCGTGCCGGTCGTCATTATTTTGACGCTCGTCATCAACTTACTTGTTGCCTTACTTTTTTTCGCGCCACCGCTTCAGGTGAGTGATGGCTTTGATTGGACGTTGTTACCGTTTTTCAATGCGATTTTTAACAGTTTTACGTTCATGCTCCTACTTGGAGCATGGATTTCGATTCGTCGCGGAAACCGGATCAATCACCGTCGCTTCATCGGTGGTGCCATGACGACGACGACACTCTTTTTAATTTCTTACGTGACGTATCACGCCGTGAGTGAGTCGACGAAGTTTGGTGGCGAAGGATTCGTTCGCCCGGTCTATTTCTTTATTTTGATTTCGCATATCATTTTGGCAGCGGTCATCGTCCCGCTTGTTTTGATGTCGCTCGCGCATGCGCTCAATCAAAATTTCGAGAAACATAAAAAATGGACACGCTTTACGATGCCGCTTTGGTTGTATGTCAGTCTGACGGGTGTCATTGTTTACATCATGATTCGTCCATATTACTAA
- a CDS encoding dihydrolipoyl dehydrogenase family protein, whose amino-acid sequence MKSYQLVVIGGGAAGMTIAAGAASLGAHVALIERHTHLGGDCLHYGCVPSKALIEAAHDVYVMKQTAEKYNVTLNGDAVYSKTKASVDRARNIIQSHDGTKRFEDLGVDVYIGEASFLSANEVEVAGQLVVGEKFAISTGSQPIIPPIDGLDTVPYLTNETIFEQTERPERLLVIGGGAIGMELSQAYAHLGTEVTVIEGAKSLMPKEDKGMVEVLQRQIEQELVLHLNTTVTQVRKASGGIEVTVETDGESRVIETDAVLVAVGRKPRIEALRLDRAGVDVQKGYVQVDASLRTSQRHIFAVGDTIQSLPFTHVAGLEGKTVVTNALFGLRTKPDYRAVPWVTFTTPELFHLGLTEEEAREKYDEIKVYQTGLDEVDRFVINGRTEGRVKLIANKRGKLIGAHAIGEQAGEWMQEVVYAMARKDKVGQLSRVVHPYPIRGAAVQRAADLYWRERLFDGPLPKWLKRYFDWKQGE is encoded by the coding sequence ATGAAAAGTTATCAACTCGTCGTTATCGGTGGTGGAGCAGCAGGCATGACTATTGCAGCTGGTGCTGCAAGTCTTGGTGCGCACGTCGCTTTGATTGAACGTCATACGCATCTCGGTGGAGATTGTTTACACTACGGGTGTGTCCCGTCAAAAGCGTTAATTGAAGCAGCACATGATGTCTATGTCATGAAGCAGACTGCTGAAAAATATAATGTCACATTAAATGGTGACGCGGTCTACTCGAAAACGAAAGCGAGCGTCGACCGGGCACGAAACATCATTCAATCCCATGACGGAACAAAACGGTTCGAAGACTTAGGCGTAGATGTCTATATCGGTGAAGCAAGCTTCCTCAGTGCAAACGAAGTCGAGGTAGCAGGACAACTCGTTGTCGGGGAGAAATTTGCGATCTCGACAGGCTCACAACCAATCATTCCGCCAATCGATGGTCTTGATACGGTTCCATATTTGACGAACGAAACGATTTTTGAACAGACGGAGCGTCCAGAACGTCTGCTCGTCATCGGGGGCGGCGCAATCGGGATGGAACTGTCACAAGCCTACGCGCATCTCGGAACAGAAGTGACGGTCATTGAAGGTGCGAAATCACTGATGCCGAAAGAAGATAAAGGGATGGTTGAAGTCTTGCAACGCCAAATTGAGCAAGAGCTTGTGTTGCATCTGAACACGACGGTGACGCAAGTTCGAAAAGCATCGGGCGGGATTGAAGTCACGGTCGAAACGGATGGAGAATCACGTGTCATCGAAACGGATGCCGTACTCGTCGCTGTCGGACGTAAACCGCGGATTGAAGCCTTACGCCTCGATCGCGCCGGGGTTGATGTGCAAAAAGGGTACGTGCAAGTCGACGCATCACTTCGGACGAGTCAACGGCACATCTTTGCTGTCGGTGATACGATTCAATCGTTACCATTCACACACGTCGCGGGTCTTGAAGGGAAGACGGTCGTTACGAACGCCTTGTTCGGTTTACGGACGAAGCCCGATTACCGTGCCGTCCCGTGGGTCACATTCACGACGCCTGAGCTGTTCCATCTTGGATTGACCGAAGAAGAAGCACGCGAAAAATATGACGAAATCAAGGTTTATCAAACAGGCCTCGATGAAGTCGATCGTTTCGTCATCAATGGTCGGACAGAAGGACGCGTCAAATTGATTGCGAACAAACGTGGTAAACTAATTGGTGCTCATGCGATTGGGGAGCAAGCTGGCGAGTGGATGCAAGAAGTCGTTTATGCGATGGCTCGTAAAGATAAAGTCGGTCAATTGTCACGTGTCGTCCACCCGTATCCGATTCGTGGTGCGGCTGTGCAACGTGCGGCTGATCTTTACTGGCGTGAGCGTCTCTTCGACGGTCCATTGCCGAAATGGTTGAAACGATACTTTGACTGGAAACAAGGAGAATGA
- a CDS encoding DUF1499 domain-containing protein, translated as MALGVSNGALSPLNGKPNAVSTQTDQQALKMDPLPFKGTMKDSKFQIMRILQSLDRVKIVKETPDYIHAVFSSKFFHFKDDVEFYLDQSTHLVHFRSASRVGYSDWGVNRKRMEDIANRYQKEDSQ; from the coding sequence ATGGCACTTGGCGTCTCAAATGGAGCATTAAGTCCGCTAAACGGAAAGCCGAACGCGGTATCGACACAAACGGATCAACAAGCGTTAAAGATGGACCCATTACCGTTCAAAGGTACGATGAAAGATTCGAAATTCCAAATCATGCGGATTTTACAAAGTCTCGACCGAGTTAAAATCGTGAAAGAAACACCAGACTATATCCATGCTGTCTTCTCAAGTAAATTTTTCCACTTCAAGGATGATGTCGAATTTTATTTGGATCAGTCGACGCATCTCGTCCATTTCCGGTCTGCCTCACGCGTCGGTTACTCCGACTGGGGCGTCAACCGAAAGCGGATGGAAGACATCGCTAACCGTTATCAGAAGGAGGACTCACAATGA